The Cellvibrio zantedeschiae genomic sequence TTTAAAGATTCGGTACGCAGGTGTTCATACATGCCGCCTTGCACAATTCCGAACAACGCAGACGGATTGCCTTGATGCGCAGCCTTCGACCGCGCCGCCCAGCGCTTGGAGAGCTCCATAGAATCGCGTGCTTGCTTCTCGGTTGCAGGGTAGGGCGTGCATTCGTCAAAAATCATGACGATATCTGAGCCGAGGTCTCGCTGTACCTGCATGGAGATTTCGGGGTCGAGGAGCACCTTGCTGCCATTGATGGGCGATTTGAAAGTTACACCTTCCTCGGTGATTTTGCGCATTTTGCCCAGGCTAAATACCTGGAACCCGCCGGAATCCGTGAGGATTGGGCCTTTCCATTGCATAAAGTCGTGGAGGTCACCGTGGGCTTTAACCACTTCGGTACCAGGGCGCAGCATAAGATGAAAGGTGTTGCCGAGAATAATCTGCGCACCTATGTCTTCTATATCTTTCGGTGTCATGCCTTTTACCGTGCCGTAGGTTCCCACGGGCATAAAGGCAGGTGTTTCAACGACTCCGCGCGGAAAGGTCATACGGCCACGGCGCGCTCGGCCGCCTTGATCGTTCACAGGCGCATCGAGTTCAAATTGCATCAGGCAGTCATTGCTGTTATCGGATGTTGTCACAGGGGATTTCTCTAATAGATATAAATTTAGTAAGAGCTTATATAACAGGGGCTTACGGA encodes the following:
- the tgt gene encoding tRNA guanosine(34) transglycosylase Tgt, giving the protein MQFELDAPVNDQGGRARRGRMTFPRGVVETPAFMPVGTYGTVKGMTPKDIEDIGAQIILGNTFHLMLRPGTEVVKAHGDLHDFMQWKGPILTDSGGFQVFSLGKMRKITEEGVTFKSPINGSKVLLDPEISMQVQRDLGSDIVMIFDECTPYPATEKQARDSMELSKRWAARSKAAHQGNPSALFGIVQGGMYEHLRTESLNGLTEIGFDGYAIGGLSVGEPKEDMIRILDHLPPQMPADKPRYLMGVGKPGDLVEAVRRGIDMFDCVMPTRNARNSHIFVTEGVLKLRNAKYRNDTSPLDANCDCYTCKNFSRSYLHHLDKCNEMLGAQLNTIHNLRFYQNLMARMRKALSEGTFAAFLTDFYGAQGLEVPEAPPQ